In one window of Capra hircus breed San Clemente chromosome 28, ASM170441v1, whole genome shotgun sequence DNA:
- the LOC102172123 gene encoding LOW QUALITY PROTEIN: protein lin-28 homolog A (The sequence of the model RefSeq protein was modified relative to this genomic sequence to represent the inferred CDS: inserted 1 base in 1 codon), which yields MEALRTTFITQDQRPLLPFPIPTITYRLPTCLTAVGSLLEISLCSADWPAATGEGAQGRGLSRLPWAVSNQQFAGGCAKAPEETPEDSARAAEEPQLLHGAGVCKWFNVXQGVGFLSMTACTGVAFDPPVDVFVHQSKLYIEGFRSLKEGEAVEFTFKKSAKGLESIRVTGPGAMFCIGSETRPKGKDMQKHRSKGDRCYNCGGLDHHAKECKRPPQPKKCHFCQSINHVVASCPLKAQQAPSPQGKPAYFPEEEKEIHSSAMLPEAQNRATVGGGYHFVIRTF from the exons ATGGAGGCCTTGAGGACCACGTTCATCACCCAAGATCAGA GACCACTTCTCCCCTTTCCCATCCCCACCATCACCTACCGCTTGCCTACTTGCCTTACTGCTGTAGGATCACTCCTGGAAATCTCCCTCTGTTCTGCTGATTGG CCAGCAGCCACCGGAGAAGGGGCCCAGGGTCGCGGGCTCAGCCGACTACCGTGGGCTGTGTCAAACCAGCAGTTTGCAGGTGGCTGCGCCAAAGCGCCGGAGGAGACGCCGGAGGACTCGGCCCGCGCGGCGGAGGAGCCGCAGCTGCTGCATGGTGCCGGCGTCTGTAAGTGGTTCAACG CACAGGGGGTCGGCTTCCTGTCCATGACTGCTTGCACAGGGGTCGCCTTCGACCCCCCGGTGGATGTCTTTGTGCACCAGAGTAAGTTGTATATCGAGGGCTTCCGGAGCCTGAAGGAGGGTGAGGCCGTGGAGTTCACCTTTAAGAAGTCCGCCAAGGGCCTGGAATCTATCCGAGTCACCGGCCCTGGTGCGATGTTCTGTATTGGGAGTGAAACGAGGCCCAAAGGGAAGGATATGCAGAAACACAGATCAAAGGGAGACAGGTGCTACAACTGTGGAGGTCTAGACCATCATGCCAAGGAATGCAAACGGCCACCCCAGCCCAAGAAGTGCCACTTCTGCCAGAGCATCAACCACGTGGTAGCCTCGTGCCCACTGAAGGCCCAGCAAGCTCCCAGCCCCCAGGGAAAGCCAGCCTACTttccagaggaggagaaagagatccATAGCTCTGCCATGCTCCCAGAGGCCCAGAATCGAGCCACAGTGGGTGGGGGCTATCATTTTGTGATCAGAACATTTTGA